Genomic window (Accipiter gentilis chromosome 7, bAccGen1.1, whole genome shotgun sequence):
GGTGTCTGGGGGGTTTTCCAGCCCACCCTCATTTTCCTCCCCTGCCCATCAGGTGCTCGCCGGGGGTCAAGGTGAAGCAAGGAGATCTCATGGGGCAGATGCCCCCAGAGGGAACCGGAGTGGGTGACCTGCAGGACAAGGAATTTGGCTGACGGTGCCCAGTGTGACGCGCTGCGGCTGTCCCCCAAACACGTGGCTGGGTGGCTGCCACAGCACACGCGTGGTCCCGGTCCCTGGGGAGGGGATGCCGCGAAGCAGCCCTGTGCGGCAGGGATGCCTGGCTCctgatttccttctttcttgcttCCCCCAGCTTGACAGCGGACCCCCGGCACGGCCACCTGTCCTGTGAGCGGCCCTCCCCATGCGTAGCCCCCCTCCGGTGCCCGCCAGCTGGATGCCGTCCCCACCGGAGGCTGAGGATGCCCCAAGTGCCTCGGTGACCACCGGGACGGGGGACAGCACCCGCCTGCAGCCGCCTCGCCTCAACTTCCCACACCGCCCTGCCGGTGAGTCCCTGGGggtctgtcccctgccccagtaTCAACCTCCTAATGGTGTTAATGGGACCAGACTGGGGACAAGCCAGTCCTCAGCCCCCCTGCGCCGAGGCCCCGGCATTGTTCCCAGCAGAAACCCGATCCCTGCCTGCAAACAAAGCCCAGAAGAGgggagggctggcaggggctggggggggtgcaCAGGGGGGTCCTTTCTCTCCCagtcccttccccttcccccatcgCTCGCTGGGGATGCTGGGACAAGTTCCCGGTCCTGTTGCCATCTCCTAGACAACcagcgtgggggggggggcttttgtTTCCATAGTGATAAATGTGTGAGCATCCAGCATCTGGGACAAAAGGAtcaccacccctccctccctttttgcCTCCTCGAccccatctccccctctctgAGGCCTTGGAAAAGAGGCCAAAAGacatttgggttttatttggTCGAAACGGCATTTCCGTGGTAACCCAGCATGGGCTTACCCCCAAACACAGCTGCCGTGACCCCCCCCAGCATGCGGTACTGCCTGGGAAGCGGGGTTTGGGGCTCTGGGGGATGCCTAATgcccgcagccccccagcacccttaGGGTGAGGGCAGGAGGATTTGGCAGGACCCCTCTGATGGGCTCCAGCATCCCCTGACGTGGGTCAGGCAGCCCAGTGTCTTTGATGGCTCCCATCTGTGTCCGGGTCCCCTTCCCGGTGGGATCACAGACCCAGGCAAGCCAGCACCGAACCTGCATCAGGGCTGTAAGCGGCTTGGGAGTCCCCAAAACCAGCCAGGTGACCCAGACTGGGACCCCAGGAGACCACTGACAGAGACCCCGGCTCCTGCCGGCATCCTGTGAGCCTTTGCCCGAGGTCCTGGTGCCCGGCTGGGATCTCAGCAAGGTGTTCTTTTTCCCAACTCAGCAAAGATCCGACACCATAAGTAGGTGTAGGTGGGAATCatatgcgtgtgtgtatatatatttatatatgtgtgcatCTACAAATGGCTGTAATGGGAGTCTGGGGTTGGCTAATAACGACATGGCAGCCATGAGTCAGCGCGCAGGGCGATGGTATCTGCTCCAAGCCAGCCTTGCGATGGTGGACCGGTCCTTGGATGCTGTCGGGGTGGCCCAGGCCAGTGGTCCCATCCTCAGAGCCACCGCAGTGGCATCTGGCAGCCTGGGAGCCCCCCGATTCCCCTGGTCCCACCAGTCCCGAACTCTCCCTggctcaggctgctgctgcaAGGGGAGCTGGAGCCGGTGCAGAGAGATGCTCCTCGAGAAACCAGGACTCCTGCGCCTATCTCCTGGGTGTAAGATCCCAGCTCCACACTGGGAAACGTGTCCGGGCAGAGCCCCGCACTGCAAGATGGGCCTGAAACATTGCCTGCACCCAattattcattcctttttttttttttttttggcccccaCCCTAGGCACTCAAAATAACTATCGTGGTATTAATTAAAGTGTAAATCACCCAAACCAGAAGCTAATCATGCAGTATCATTAATAAAGGGGAAGGTGACCATCCTGGACCCAGCTTGGGCAtgggataaaagagaaaatgccccaAAGTGACCCAAATTCCCTTTCTCTGCTGACGTCCCGTCCCCATTTGCCACCAGGGCTGGAGCTGCAGTGGTGCAGGGACAGTGGGCGAGGGGATCCTCACCGGTGGCCAGGACCCCCAGGGGATTCCCAGGATGCTGTTGTGCCACCGCTGACCCTTCCCCTTCGCCTCCACAGGTGGGCAAGCTGTTTTCTCCTGAGACGAGCCCAACCAAGTGATCAAAATAGAGTCCCTCAAGGTGACGGTCGACTTCTTGAAGGTGCCCCTGGGCCTGAAGAAGCCCCCTCTGAAGGAGGCCCTGGCCACTGTCCCAGGGCCGGGGAGACCCAAGCCCCTCGGCGTGGAGCGGCACAAGCCACGGCACTCTGACACCATGGACAATGAGTCACAATACTCGGGATATTCCTACAAGTCCGGGCATTCCCGCAGCTCCCGCAAGCACAGGTGAGGGGTCAGTGCCTGCCTGGGGAGGGATCCCCTGGCCCCAATGGGCACTGCCACCCAGgtgcacccaccccactccctctTTTTGCCTTCCAGGGATCGGCGGGACCGGCATCGCTCGAAAAGCCGGGACGGGAGCCGCGGGGACAAGTCGGTGACCATCCAAGCACCAGGCGAGCCCTTGTTGGACAATGAGTCGACCCGGGGGGATGAGAGGGTGAGTTGGGCAGGGGGAGGAATAGGGTTGGCATCTCTGCCCCATCGTGGGGATGCTGCTGAGGGTGGGAGCCGCTGGCGGGGCACAGGGGCTCCCGGCATGCCTGGTGCTCCCCAGCAGAGCGGTTGAGCCGGTTGGGCTGGCCCTTGGCTGGCAGACAGGCTTCTGTGAGTGCTGTGGCAGCGCCAGCGGGGAGGGCAGACAGGCGGCATGGGTGCAAATGAAAGGGGATCGGCTGTTGCAGCACCCTGGGGAAGCAGCTGGGTTGGGCACGGGCTGCCCAAGGGTGGAAAACACCCTGGAGATCCACTCTCTGGGGATCCACTCCCTAGGGATTAGCTTCAGCTCCTCGCTcggcgagatcctcctgcaggcGATGCTGGCTCGGCCATGCCAAGGCATAATAACCCCAGCCCGGCTCCCAGCAGGATCACACCGGTGAGCGGGTTGGTGCAGAGGAGGGTCCCACGCTGCATCCCCCCACTGGCCACCCCAGTCCCCTGGTCCCATGGGGGTCCCTCGCCACGAGCGGCAGTGGGGTCAGAGCTGCTGTGCCCTCCACACTGGGTGCCGGCACTCCTCCGGCCGCCACAGAGCCTGGTCCCTGGCTTTAATCATCTCCCAGCCACCTACGCAGGCGGCTCCAGCTCTTTTCATCTTCCCCCACCAAGAAGTCGGCGCCGGCAGAGGCCGGGGCTTGCGGTGGGCAGGAAGCCAGCAGCTGAGCCTGCCCGGTCCAGCTGTGGCCAGAGCAAGCCGATGGCAGCGTGGGTTCACCTGGGGATGGGCTGGGACATGGACTGGTCCTCCTGGACCCTCCTCTGCTTCCCATCCCTCTGGAAAGCCCCaggctgtggttttattttgttgtttggaaTGAAATTGCTGGCTTTCCTCCAGAAATTCAGGGCGGGGGAAATAAGATACGATAAACCCCCAAGTTTCAGGGATGCCAAAGTGCAGTAAAACAGAATGCACAAGTCTGAGTGAgaggacagacagatggacagacccGTGGCTGTGCCAAGGTGGTGTTTTCAGCGCCTGTGGTGGAACAACTTCTCCCTCCACTAAAACCCCATGTTTTAGCTGGGAAGGAATCAAATGGGGACAGGTCATTTCCACAGCCCTCTGGCTGGAGGAGGGGTCTTTTTGGAGGCAATGGGAATCCTGTCCGGTGCAGTGAGCTGCCAGATTGCCAGACACTTTGTCCTGCCTGATGCAGTGCTGGAGGAGGCAGCGCCCGCCCGCTCGGCAGCAGTGAGGGTGTGTTGGGATGGCAGCTGGGCATGTTCCTTCTGGCCCCGCTAATGAGGGGGTTTGCCTGGAAGCAGGATGCTTCCCACTTCCAAAGCTGCTCTCGCCAGTGCCAGAGAGGTGAAGCACGGCACAGAGCCGCCGACGGGGGTTTCCTAGAGGGTCCCAGCCAAATGGCTGCATTCTCCTACCCCAGGCTGAGATTTCCACTGTCTAAATGGGGCTGATGGTGCCAGGCAGCGCACCGGGCTTTGATGTTTGGTGGATGGGAGATGCTGGAGTTGGGTTGGGGTGGGGGTCCAGTGCAGCTGGCAGccccctggggtgctggggatggagaatgggggaCACGGAGCCATCCCCTGTGTAACCCTCCCATCCGCCCTTCCCAGGATGACAACTGGGGCGAGACCACCACAGTGGTGACGGGGACGTCAGAGCACAGCATCTCGCACGATGACATCACCCGCATCACCAAGGACATGGAGGACAGCGCCCACCTGGACTGCTCCCGGCACCTGGGCGTCTCGCTGGCCGGGGCGCTGGCACTGCTTGCCTTCCTCACACCCCTCGCCTTCATGCTCCTACCCCAGCTGCTGTGGCGGGAGGAGCTGGAGCCCTGCGGGACACCCTGCGAGGGGCTCTTCATCTCCGTGGCCTTCAAACTCCTCATCCTCctgctgggcagctgggctctCTTCTTCCGTCGCCCCAAAGCCTTCTTCCCTCGCATCTTCGTCTTCCGAGCGTTGCTCATGGTGCTTGTCTTCCTCCTCGTCGTCTCCTACTGGCTTTTCTACGGTGTACGCATCCTGGACTCGCGGGACCGCAACTACCAGGGGGTGGTGCAGTACGCTGTCTCGCTGGTGGATGCCTTGCTCTTCGTGCACTACCTGGCCgtggtgctgctggagctgcgccagctccagccccagttCACCCTCAAAGCCGTCCGCTCTGCTGACGGAGCCAGTCGTTTCTACAATGTTGGCCATCTCAGGTATGGGGGTGCTGGAGGGGGTTGCTGCCGCAGTGGGTTCCcctctttgtgtgtgtgcatgaggtGTGCGTGTCCACTGGTTGCTCCTGGGTGTTTGTGCAGTCTCATGTGTGCATTCCCATGCACATGTACATGTGTGCACGTGCATTGGTGCACATCCAAGTGCACAAGTGTAGTCATGAGTGGTTGTGCCCATGCCGCTGCCCTCCACGGCACCCCAGCATCAACCGTCTGGAGGAGCTGCAAGCGTGCCCCGCAGCGGGTACAGCCCCACTCCATCCACGGGATGAGACGTCCCCACAGTGCCGCACACTGTCCGTCCCTCCCTCCTTGTCC
Coding sequences:
- the VANGL2 gene encoding vang-like protein 2, which encodes MDNESQYSGYSYKSGHSRSSRKHRDRRDRHRSKSRDGSRGDKSVTIQAPGEPLLDNESTRGDERDDNWGETTTVVTGTSEHSISHDDITRITKDMEDSAHLDCSRHLGVSLAGALALLAFLTPLAFMLLPQLLWREELEPCGTPCEGLFISVAFKLLILLLGSWALFFRRPKAFFPRIFVFRALLMVLVFLLVVSYWLFYGVRILDSRDRNYQGVVQYAVSLVDALLFVHYLAVVLLELRQLQPQFTLKAVRSADGASRFYNVGHLSIQRAAVWILENYYHDFPVYNPALLNLPKSVLSKKMSGFKVYSLGEENTTNNSTGQSRAVIAAAARRRDNSHNEYYYEEAEHERRVRKRRARLVVAVEEAFTHIKRLQEEDQKNPREIMDPREAAQAIFASMARAMQKYLRTTKQQPYHTMESILQHLEFCITHDMTPKAFLERYLMAGPTIQYHKDRWLAKQWTLVSEEPVTNGLKDGVVFVLKRQDFSLVVSTKKIPFFKLSEEFVDPKSHKFVMRLQSETSV